A single window of Acidimicrobiia bacterium DNA harbors:
- a CDS encoding DMT family transporter yields MTQPPRTALFTTSDGTHREAFTPSHWALAIFNALVFGSAFLWMALGLRSLTPGMIAVGRVAFGTAALVVFTRARAPIPRSDWGRIVFLGVVGQAAPAWLFAASEEHISSAVAGMLVSGIPIATATFATLLTRRLPGVRQRIGLATGFLGIVLLALPSLGGEVGSALGIGYVLIAVAAYGLANNLLVPLQQRYGAMAVTLRTLAVATVALLPVGLSGLNRSSFQWVPVLAVVFLGVMGTGTVRATQLALAGRVGAARGSIVAYMVPIVALALGFLVLDERVEAVQLAGVAVTILGAYLVSRAER; encoded by the coding sequence GTGACGCAGCCGCCCAGAACGGCCCTGTTCACAACTTCCGACGGAACCCACCGCGAGGCTTTCACTCCCTCACACTGGGCTCTCGCGATCTTCAACGCGCTCGTGTTCGGATCGGCCTTCCTCTGGATGGCGCTCGGCCTGCGGTCTCTCACCCCGGGCATGATCGCAGTCGGCAGAGTGGCATTCGGCACGGCAGCCCTCGTTGTATTCACCCGGGCGCGAGCTCCCATCCCTCGGTCCGACTGGGGACGGATCGTATTCCTGGGGGTCGTCGGCCAGGCGGCCCCGGCCTGGCTGTTCGCAGCTTCTGAAGAGCACATCTCTTCCGCAGTCGCGGGCATGCTCGTGAGCGGCATCCCGATCGCGACCGCCACCTTCGCCACCCTGCTGACCCGTCGACTGCCCGGTGTCAGGCAGCGGATCGGGCTCGCCACGGGCTTTCTGGGAATCGTGCTGCTGGCGCTTCCTTCTCTGGGAGGCGAAGTCGGCTCGGCACTGGGAATCGGCTATGTCTTGATTGCGGTCGCCGCCTACGGACTCGCGAACAATCTGCTCGTTCCGCTCCAGCAGAGATACGGAGCAATGGCCGTCACGCTGCGCACCCTCGCGGTCGCGACCGTAGCCCTTCTTCCCGTCGGACTCTCGGGGCTGAATCGGTCTTCGTTCCAGTGGGTTCCCGTTTTGGCGGTCGTGTTCCTCGGAGTGATGGGTACCGGCACGGTGCGCGCCACCCAGCTGGCGCTGGCCGGCCGGGTCGGGGCGGCACGCGGTTCCATCGTCGCCTACATGGTCCCCATCGTCGCCCTGGCGCTCGGATTCCTCGTGCTCGACGAAAGGGTCGAAGCCGTCCAACTGGCCGGCGTCGCCGTCACCATCCTCGGTGCATATCTGGTGAGTCGGGCGGAGCGCTGA
- a CDS encoding LLM class flavin-dependent oxidoreductase, with protein MKTALSVPNFGSFGDPTVLIELAREAEEAGWDGFFVWDHVRLFDDFSVPVLDPWVAFGAIAASTGRIRLGPMVTPVARRRPHKLARETVTLDHLSGGRLVFGVGLGEPPTADFEWLGEVSGSRARADLLDEGLEVITSMWSGETLDHRGPAFTARGPGFLPAPVQVPRIPIWVAAAWPNRRPLRRAVRWDGVVPIVVGGELGFHEPSVDEFAEIAAFVKSERSGDGPFEMIAMGSRLYYGDADLDAYAALGATWWMESIGYPGPGFDDWRDVIRSGPPS; from the coding sequence ATGAAGACGGCCCTGTCCGTTCCCAACTTCGGCAGCTTCGGAGACCCGACTGTGCTCATCGAGCTCGCCCGCGAAGCGGAGGAAGCCGGATGGGACGGATTCTTCGTTTGGGACCATGTGCGCTTGTTCGACGACTTCTCGGTGCCGGTGCTTGATCCCTGGGTTGCCTTCGGAGCGATCGCCGCCTCAACCGGGCGTATCCGGTTGGGGCCGATGGTCACGCCGGTTGCGCGTCGGCGTCCCCACAAGCTGGCCCGCGAGACCGTGACACTCGACCACCTGTCGGGCGGAAGGCTGGTGTTCGGCGTCGGATTGGGCGAACCTCCGACCGCCGACTTCGAGTGGCTCGGTGAAGTGTCCGGAAGCCGTGCGCGGGCAGACCTGCTCGACGAAGGCCTGGAAGTCATAACCAGCATGTGGAGTGGCGAGACCCTCGACCACCGGGGGCCGGCCTTCACGGCCCGGGGCCCGGGATTCCTGCCCGCACCGGTACAGGTCCCCCGAATTCCGATCTGGGTTGCAGCCGCCTGGCCGAACCGCCGGCCCCTACGCAGGGCTGTGAGATGGGACGGGGTCGTTCCGATCGTCGTCGGAGGTGAACTCGGGTTCCACGAACCATCGGTGGATGAGTTCGCGGAGATAGCGGCTTTCGTGAAGAGTGAACGCTCCGGGGACGGTCCGTTTGAAATGATCGCAATGGGTTCGAGGCTCTACTACGGCGACGCCGACCTCGACGCCTACGCAGCTCTCGGTGCAACGTGGTGGATGGAGTCGATCGGCTACCCGGGCCCCGGCTTCGACGACTGGCGGGACGTGATCAGGTCGGGCCCGCCCAGCTGA